Proteins encoded by one window of Rutidosis leptorrhynchoides isolate AG116_Rl617_1_P2 chromosome 7, CSIRO_AGI_Rlap_v1, whole genome shotgun sequence:
- the LOC139860094 gene encoding probable receptor-like protein kinase At5g38990, giving the protein MGAPEGEVKKILLVRGGFGKVYKGKLPQCDSTIFAIRLDTGGGQGDKQFRNELQILLDYKHNNIISLVAYCDKEDAKIIVYEYASRGSLDTHLSDARLNWIKRLNICIGVATALNFLHRGVGTLEMVIHRDIKPENILLTSDWSAKLGDFGLSLISAINNETDFVIDHACGTQGYVDPLYLESRILTKESDIFVWCGFI; this is encoded by the exons atggGAGCTCCCGAGGGCGAAGTTAAAAAGATATTATTGGTAAG AGGTGGGTTTGGGAAAGTTTATAAAGGAAAACTTCCACAATGCGATAGCACCATCTTTGCAATACGGTTGGATACAGGGGGTGGTCAAGGAGATAAGCAATTTCGGAATGAGCTTCAAATTCTTTTAGACTATAAGCACAATAATATTATTAGCCTTGTTGCTTATTGCGACAAAGAAGATGCAAAAATCATTGTTTATGAGTATGCGTCTAGAGGGAGTCTTGATACACATTTGAGTGATGCTCGTCTTAATTGGATAAAAAGACTTAACATATGTATTGGTGTTGCAACCGCACTGAATTTCCTTCATAGAGGAGTCGGAACACTAGAAATGGTTATACACAGGGACATCAAACCTGAAAACATTTTGCTAACCAGTGATTGGAGTGCAAAACTTGGTGATTTTGGACTTTCCCTTATAAGTGCAATCAATAATGAAACTGACTTCGTTATTGATCATGCATGCGGCACACAGGGCTACGTGGATCCACTTTATTTGGAATCGCGTATCTTAACCAAAGAATCGGATATATTCGTTTGGTGTGGTTTTATTTGA
- the LOC139860095 gene encoding secreted RxLR effector protein 161-like, whose product MIPNQKLYMEDEVDLADKGQYQRMVGKLIYLAHTRPDIAHAVGVVSQFMHQPQVHHMKAVIRIIRYLKKTADHGVVFKGNGHLKTHIYTDASWTGEKGDRKSTSGFFTLVGGNLVAWRSKKQKVISLSSAESEFRGIAKGVVESLWIKKLLTEIGFPSKEAIQIFCDNEAAIAISENRVQHDRTKHVEIDRHFIREKLDGEIISLPSIRSEDQLADILTKSVNGEVLSKLNIGNPTTQLEGEY is encoded by the coding sequence ATGATTCCAAATCAAAAGCTGTATATGGAAGATGAAGTTGATCTTGCTGACAAAGGGCAGTAtcaaaggatggtgggaaaactcatctacCTCGCTCATACTCGgccagatatagcacatgcagtaggAGTTGTGAgccaattcatgcatcaaccacaggttcaTCACATGAAAGCTGTTATAAGAATCATCAGATACTTAAAGAAGACAGCGGACCATGGAGTTGTTTTTAAAGGGAATGGACATCTAAAGACACATATATATACTGATGCAAGTTGGACTGGAGAAAAAGGGGATAGAAAATCTACATCTGGATTCTTTACACTTGTCGGGGGTAACTTAGTAGCAtggagaagtaagaaacaaaaggttaTCTCACTTTCGAGTGCTGAGTCCGAATTCAGAGGAATAGCAAAAGGGGTAGTCGAATCCCTATGGATCAAGAAGTTGTTAACAGAGATTGGTTTTCCATCAAAGGAAGCTATTCAGATCTTCTGTGACAATGAAGCAGCTATTGCCATCTCGGAAAATCGTGTTCAGCATGACCGTACTAAACATGtagaaatagatcgacattttattcGTGAAAAATTAGATGGTGAAATTATTTCTCTCCCATCTATCAGATCAGAAGACCAATTAGCTGATATCCTCACTAAATCCGTCAATGGTGAAGTTCTAAGCAAGTTGAATATTGGAAACCCCACtactcaacttgagggggagtattAA